A window of the Syntrophothermus lipocalidus DSM 12680 genome harbors these coding sequences:
- a CDS encoding PolC-type DNA polymerase III: MDWERFLREKLRLKPNVNWERAQLTKVQVSLGERRWDIHVRTERLVPTADLELVERLLKEEIGLDAEVRLNIALVDVEACLTQVLEARKNELLSFLVSEGIEKPSLGDIHWRVNGRSIIFEVDDSEKWEGLLARDLGSLVSEWFRREYRWQVVAKCVCSARPWSEQEYQEASAEAAVSVASLLAVQPHLNGPRRTVRGSSRRKTGSDEKPVQGTRATIAELTEGLRQVVVEGEVFEVQRRLLKDQRQLLTCYLTDFTDSIMLKYFLEPDEDLPFKEGDWIKVQGATRYDEFEKELVLSVQAWETAPVPKRVDDASEKRVELHLHTVMSTLDGVVKIKDLLERVAEWGHKAVAITDHGAVQAFPEAYDYAKLKGIKLVYGMEGYLVDDLRQKQAYHIIILVRNREGLKNLYRLVSKSHLEGFYRNPRILRKQLVELREGLILGTACEAGELITGYLQNKSDDELERIASFYDFLEIQPLMNNEFLVREGRVSSFEDLIQMNRYIVELGERLNLPVIATGDVHFLDPHHEVFRRILQANKGYEDAEAQAPLYLRTTGEMLAEFAYLGKEKAYQVVVINPNRLVEGVEDLQPVPDGNFFPSIPGAEEEIKTLAWEKAYQMYSRPLPELVRERLERELAAIIDNKFSVLYLIAHKLVKRSNEDGYLVGSRGSVGSSLVAFLIGITEVNPLVPHYRCPNCFYTEFVNDGSVECGVDLPDLTCPRCGQRLVRDGHDIPFETFLGFEGDKIPDIDLNFSGDYQPRAHQYVEEIFGSEHVFRAGTINTLAEASAIGMVKNYAEKNGLHLRKGEVLRLARGLAGVKRTTGQHPGGLMVVPRERDVHEFTPLNYPANKAESGIITTHFDYHSISERLVKLDILGHDDPTMIKVLEDMTGYRALDISLDDRETMRLFSGVEPLGVTPEAIRSAVGTYGVPEFGTRFVRQMLEVTRPQTFGELVRISGLSHGTDVWLNNAQELIENGTAPLKEVIATRDDIMTFLIHKGMDKKQAFRIMENVRKGKGLVREEVQAMQEYRIPAWYIDSCQKIKYMFPRAHAVAYVMMAFRIAYYKVYYPREFYAAFFSVRAEDFDAEVILGGYDKVRQRVVEIEKMNSNAAPKDRKLLPVLEVALEMYARGFRFLPVDLLLSDATRFLVTKKGLLLPFSALPGLGEKAALSIIEARKLGTFASIEDLQFRAGVSRAVVDTLKRNGCLHDLPETSQLSLFA, encoded by the coding sequence TTGGACTGGGAGCGTTTCTTGCGAGAAAAGCTGAGACTGAAGCCTAACGTAAATTGGGAAAGAGCTCAGTTGACCAAGGTTCAAGTTAGCTTGGGAGAAAGGCGCTGGGACATACATGTTAGGACAGAACGCCTTGTGCCTACGGCGGACCTGGAGCTGGTGGAAAGGCTATTGAAAGAAGAGATTGGGCTGGACGCCGAGGTCAGGCTCAACATCGCTCTGGTTGACGTCGAAGCATGTTTAACCCAAGTATTGGAAGCTAGAAAAAATGAGCTGCTCTCTTTCCTGGTGTCGGAAGGAATAGAAAAACCAAGTTTAGGTGATATTCACTGGAGGGTTAACGGTAGGTCGATTATTTTCGAGGTTGATGATAGTGAGAAATGGGAGGGGCTGCTGGCAAGGGACCTCGGGTCACTGGTATCTGAGTGGTTTAGACGTGAATACCGTTGGCAGGTAGTGGCCAAGTGTGTTTGCTCTGCCAGGCCATGGTCAGAGCAGGAATACCAGGAGGCTTCGGCCGAAGCTGCTGTTTCCGTGGCGAGTTTGTTGGCGGTGCAACCTCATTTGAACGGGCCGCGCAGAACAGTCCGGGGCTCATCCCGGCGGAAAACCGGTTCCGATGAAAAGCCTGTTCAAGGCACTCGGGCTACCATTGCAGAATTGACCGAGGGATTGCGCCAGGTAGTAGTTGAAGGAGAAGTGTTCGAAGTACAGCGGCGCCTGCTTAAGGATCAACGGCAACTGTTGACCTGCTACTTGACTGATTTTACAGACTCTATCATGTTAAAGTATTTTTTGGAGCCGGACGAGGATCTGCCTTTTAAGGAAGGCGATTGGATAAAGGTTCAAGGAGCTACTAGATACGACGAGTTTGAAAAAGAGTTGGTTTTGTCAGTCCAGGCCTGGGAAACGGCTCCCGTACCCAAGAGGGTTGACGATGCCTCGGAGAAACGGGTTGAACTTCATCTTCACACGGTTATGAGCACCCTTGACGGGGTAGTCAAGATAAAGGACCTGTTAGAAAGGGTAGCAGAATGGGGACATAAGGCGGTAGCGATAACTGACCACGGTGCGGTTCAAGCCTTCCCCGAGGCCTACGATTATGCTAAGCTCAAGGGTATCAAACTGGTTTATGGAATGGAAGGGTATCTGGTCGATGATCTGAGACAGAAACAGGCCTATCACATTATAATCCTGGTGAGAAACCGAGAAGGGTTGAAAAACCTTTATCGATTGGTCAGCAAATCTCACCTGGAGGGTTTTTACCGTAACCCGCGCATTTTGCGAAAACAATTGGTCGAGCTGCGAGAAGGCTTGATACTCGGAACGGCGTGTGAAGCGGGGGAACTCATTACCGGTTACCTTCAAAACAAGAGCGATGATGAGCTCGAAAGGATAGCTTCTTTTTATGATTTCCTGGAGATTCAACCGTTAATGAACAACGAATTCTTGGTTAGGGAAGGACGGGTATCCTCGTTCGAGGATCTCATCCAAATGAATCGCTACATAGTAGAATTAGGAGAAAGATTAAACCTGCCGGTCATAGCCACCGGAGATGTTCACTTCTTGGATCCCCACCACGAAGTTTTCAGGAGGATTCTGCAGGCCAACAAAGGGTATGAAGATGCCGAAGCCCAGGCCCCGCTGTATTTGCGCACCACAGGAGAAATGTTGGCGGAGTTTGCGTATCTAGGAAAGGAGAAGGCTTATCAGGTTGTTGTCATCAATCCTAATCGGCTAGTAGAAGGCGTAGAAGACCTGCAACCCGTGCCAGACGGCAACTTCTTTCCATCTATTCCGGGAGCTGAAGAAGAGATTAAAACTTTGGCTTGGGAAAAGGCTTACCAGATGTATAGCCGTCCACTGCCGGAGCTGGTCAGAGAGCGTCTTGAGCGGGAGCTCGCGGCCATCATAGATAACAAGTTTAGCGTGCTGTACCTGATTGCTCACAAGCTGGTGAAGAGGTCGAATGAAGACGGTTATCTGGTGGGATCACGTGGGTCTGTCGGGTCGTCTTTGGTTGCTTTTCTTATTGGAATAACCGAGGTTAACCCTCTCGTTCCTCATTATCGATGCCCGAACTGTTTTTATACCGAATTCGTAAATGATGGATCGGTTGAGTGTGGTGTCGACCTGCCAGATCTAACCTGCCCGAGGTGCGGGCAACGACTCGTTCGCGATGGACACGACATTCCTTTCGAGACTTTTCTCGGCTTTGAGGGAGACAAGATACCGGATATAGATCTTAACTTTTCTGGGGACTACCAGCCACGAGCTCACCAGTACGTGGAAGAGATATTCGGGAGTGAACACGTTTTCAGGGCGGGTACGATAAATACCCTGGCCGAAGCTTCGGCTATTGGAATGGTAAAAAATTATGCGGAAAAGAACGGGCTTCACCTACGCAAAGGCGAGGTGCTGCGACTAGCTAGGGGCTTGGCCGGGGTGAAGAGGACGACTGGCCAGCATCCCGGGGGGCTTATGGTGGTCCCGCGCGAGCGGGATGTACACGAATTTACGCCTCTGAACTACCCTGCCAATAAAGCGGAGAGCGGGATCATAACTACTCATTTCGATTATCACTCCATAAGCGAACGCCTAGTCAAGCTGGACATCCTTGGCCATGATGATCCGACCATGATCAAAGTGTTGGAAGACATGACCGGTTACCGGGCCTTGGATATTTCTTTGGATGACAGGGAGACTATGAGGCTTTTTTCAGGGGTTGAACCCCTGGGGGTTACCCCCGAAGCTATTAGATCCGCGGTAGGAACCTACGGCGTGCCGGAATTCGGCACGCGCTTCGTGAGACAGATGTTGGAGGTGACGCGTCCGCAAACCTTTGGGGAGTTGGTCAGAATCAGTGGTCTGTCCCACGGCACCGACGTCTGGCTCAATAACGCACAGGAATTGATTGAGAATGGGACCGCGCCTTTAAAAGAAGTCATAGCGACTCGCGATGACATAATGACTTTTCTAATTCATAAGGGGATGGACAAAAAGCAGGCTTTTCGGATTATGGAGAACGTAAGAAAAGGAAAGGGCTTGGTACGGGAAGAGGTCCAAGCCATGCAGGAATACCGAATTCCTGCATGGTACATAGACTCCTGCCAGAAGATAAAGTACATGTTCCCCAGGGCCCATGCCGTAGCTTACGTTATGATGGCCTTTCGCATAGCCTATTACAAAGTCTATTACCCCCGGGAATTCTACGCGGCGTTCTTCAGCGTAAGGGCTGAGGATTTTGACGCCGAAGTGATCTTAGGGGGCTACGACAAGGTCAGACAACGGGTAGTCGAGATCGAAAAAATGAACAGCAACGCTGCGCCTAAAGACCGGAAACTCTTGCCTGTCCTAGAGGTGGCGTTGGAGATGTACGCGAGGGGATTCCGGTTTTTGCCCGTGGATTTGTTGCTTTCCGATGCTACTCGATTCTTGGTTACAAAGAAAGGCCTGCTGTTGCCGTTTTCGGCGTTGCCGGGGCTAGGGGAAAAGGCGGCCCTGAGCATTATAGAAGCTCGCAAGCTAGGGACGTTCGCGTCGATTGAAGACTTGCAGTTTCGGGCCGGTGTTTCCCGAGCTGTGGTCGACACCCTCAAGCGAAACGGGTGTCTGCACGACCTCCCGGAGACCAGCCAGTTGAGCCTGTTTGCTTAG
- the rimP gene encoding ribosome maturation factor RimP: MKSKGVVERVEPIIERELEPVGIDVVDVQYKNQAGRWVLQVFIDKPGGVDLDTCQQASEIIGRALDWEDPIPHSYVLEVSSPGLDRVLKKDKDFERFTGKKVTVKVREPINNQKNFKGLLLGLRDGKIMVDLGDRILEVPRTEALQVRLVAEI; encoded by the coding sequence ATGAAATCGAAGGGCGTGGTCGAGAGGGTAGAGCCGATTATAGAGAGGGAACTCGAGCCCGTCGGGATTGATGTAGTCGATGTTCAGTACAAGAATCAAGCGGGACGCTGGGTTCTGCAGGTTTTTATAGATAAGCCGGGAGGAGTAGATCTGGATACATGTCAGCAGGCAAGTGAGATCATTGGGCGAGCACTGGATTGGGAAGACCCCATTCCCCACAGCTATGTCCTGGAGGTATCATCTCCCGGTTTGGACCGGGTTTTGAAGAAAGACAAGGATTTTGAAAGGTTTACTGGGAAAAAGGTTACTGTGAAAGTCCGGGAACCTATAAATAATCAGAAGAACTTTAAAGGACTACTTTTGGGGCTGAGAGATGGCAAAATCATGGTAGATTTAGGGGATCGGATTCTAGAGGTTCCCAGAACGGAAGCTCTTCAAGTAAGGTTAGTAGCTGAAATCTAA
- the nusA gene encoding transcription termination factor NusA → MSSELIQALGEIEKERGIPKEVLVEAIESALRTAYKKNFGSLQNVTVQMDMESGEVKVYAKKTVAETVKDERLEVRLAEAREIYPEVEIGDEIDVEVTPADFGRIAAQTAKQVVIQRLREAERSIVFNEFSNRAGEIVTGTVQRVEQKTVIINLGRTEALMGSQDQIPNEAYEPGQRIKAYISEVKRSAKGPQIFLSRTHPNFLKRLFELEVPEIYEGLVEIKSIAREAGSRSKISVYSRNEKVDPVGACVGPKGLRVQNIVRELNGEKIDIIKWSPDIEQYIANALSPSKVVSVEASESEKMARVVVPDYQLSLAIGKEGQNARLAAKLTGWKIDIKSESQVEAVRGGI, encoded by the coding sequence ATGTCTAGTGAATTAATCCAGGCGTTGGGCGAGATTGAGAAAGAGAGAGGTATACCCAAAGAAGTTCTGGTAGAGGCGATTGAGTCTGCTCTTAGAACGGCTTACAAAAAGAACTTTGGTTCTCTACAAAACGTAACAGTACAGATGGATATGGAAAGCGGCGAAGTGAAGGTCTATGCCAAGAAAACCGTAGCGGAAACAGTTAAGGATGAGCGTTTGGAGGTGCGTCTTGCGGAAGCCCGCGAGATTTACCCTGAGGTTGAAATAGGCGATGAAATCGATGTAGAAGTAACTCCTGCCGATTTTGGAAGGATAGCTGCGCAAACCGCTAAGCAAGTGGTGATCCAAAGGCTGCGAGAGGCAGAAAGAAGCATAGTTTTTAACGAGTTTTCCAACCGGGCAGGCGAAATCGTCACCGGGACCGTGCAGAGGGTGGAACAGAAGACAGTGATAATCAACCTAGGGCGAACAGAAGCCTTAATGGGGTCCCAGGACCAGATACCGAACGAGGCGTACGAGCCAGGACAAAGGATTAAGGCTTATATAAGCGAGGTTAAGAGAAGTGCTAAGGGACCGCAGATATTTCTTTCCCGGACTCATCCCAACTTTTTGAAACGCCTCTTTGAGTTGGAGGTTCCGGAGATTTACGAGGGGTTGGTCGAAATAAAGTCAATAGCCCGGGAGGCTGGTTCACGGTCTAAGATAAGCGTTTATTCGCGTAACGAGAAAGTGGATCCGGTCGGAGCTTGTGTCGGGCCCAAGGGATTGAGGGTGCAAAACATCGTCAGAGAGCTAAATGGAGAAAAAATAGATATAATAAAGTGGAGCCCGGATATCGAGCAGTATATTGCCAACGCCTTAAGCCCTTCCAAGGTAGTATCGGTAGAGGCGTCTGAAAGTGAAAAAATGGCGCGGGTGGTAGTACCCGACTATCAGTTGTCACTGGCTATCGGTAAGGAAGGGCAGAATGCTAGACTGGCGGCCAAGCTTACGGGCTGGAAGATAGATATAAAGAGCGAGTCCCAGGTAGAAGCTGTAAGGGGAGGGATATAG
- the rnpM gene encoding RNase P modulator RnpM, whose protein sequence is MPKARKIPQRMCVGCRQMKNKKELIRVVRTPDLQIIIDKTGKKSGRGAYICPNLDCFNQAVKGKRLQKSLEHEIPDQVLEELRRELVET, encoded by the coding sequence TTGCCCAAAGCCCGAAAAATCCCTCAGAGAATGTGTGTTGGTTGCCGTCAAATGAAGAACAAGAAAGAACTTATCAGGGTAGTAAGGACCCCTGATCTCCAAATAATCATCGACAAGACTGGGAAGAAATCTGGCCGTGGCGCCTATATTTGCCCTAACTTGGACTGTTTTAACCAAGCGGTCAAAGGCAAGAGGTTGCAGAAGTCCCTAGAACACGAAATTCCGGACCAGGTTTTGGAAGAACTTAGGAGAGAGCTGGTGGAAACTTGA
- a CDS encoding L7Ae/L30e/S12e/Gadd45 family ribosomal protein yields MRKDLYQVLGFARKAGLVSAGTMAAKTSLLRRRAHLLIMSGDISPRTRESLVSACEKYHVPWRVVGDKYRLGASVGKAYRVAVTVNDKGFAQTILELIDAEGNEANFTGVVEWRK; encoded by the coding sequence TTGAGAAAAGACTTATATCAAGTGCTCGGATTCGCGCGCAAGGCGGGACTGGTTTCAGCTGGAACGATGGCAGCAAAGACCAGTCTTTTGAGAAGGCGGGCTCATCTATTGATAATGAGCGGTGATATTTCACCCAGAACCCGGGAGTCGCTCGTCAGTGCCTGCGAAAAATACCATGTTCCCTGGCGGGTTGTGGGCGACAAGTACAGGCTAGGTGCCAGCGTAGGCAAGGCATACCGGGTGGCGGTTACGGTTAACGATAAAGGTTTTGCCCAAACGATATTAGAACTGATCGATGCAGAGGGGAACGAGGCTAATTTTACGGGGGTGGTTGAATGGCGAAAGTAA
- the infB gene encoding translation initiation factor IF-2 yields the protein MAKVRVHELAKDLHISSKELVGVLQDLGLDVKNHMSTLEEEQAEWVKRRLEEKAAGVSKDKATPAGKGKGVGEAREVAKPQEQRSRDMMPARNLPAGNEVGRPVRSQLSDQSKGSRRPHAASVSAQPGPTKPIPAAPPESGKVTAHAKATPPVRKVSPFAGHSALADSKVRDIKKKPKAKGKKKERRRNELDVATPDIIVIPETITVRELAEKLNRNPAEIMKKLMGLGIMAAINQTIDFETAEILAAEFDVAVESEKTEEEELLQEIVDDEANLVPRPPVVTVMGHVDHGKTSLLDAIRKTNVVSSEAGGITQHIGAYQVEIEGEKITFIDTPGHEAFTAMRARGAQVTDIAVLVVAADDGVMPQTVEAINHAKAAGVPIIVAINKVDKPDANPDRVKQQLTEYNLVAEEWGGDTIMVPVSAKTGKGIQQLLEMILLVAEMRELAANPNRPAEGVVIESRLDKGRGPVATVLVQKGTLRVGDSILCGLTWGKVRAMVDDRGQRVETAEPSCPVEVVGLEEVPMAGDIFRVVDEKIAKQVSAMRLDEKKREEQAKTARVSLDDLFKQIKEGEVKELNLIVKGDVQGSIEALTQSLLRLSTDEVKVNVIHSGVGAITETDVMLASASKAIIIGFNVRPDSKARKYAENEHIDVRLYRVIYEAIDDVKKAMGGLLEPELREVFLGRAEVRAVFKIPKVGNVAGCYVQEGKINRNARVRLLRDGVVLFEGGLASLKRFTDDVREVVEGYECGIGIADFNDVKEGDIIEAYTIEQIPREL from the coding sequence ATGGCGAAAGTAAGAGTTCACGAACTAGCAAAAGACCTGCACATATCCAGTAAAGAGCTAGTTGGGGTGCTTCAGGATCTGGGTTTGGACGTAAAAAACCATATGAGCACCTTAGAAGAAGAACAAGCCGAATGGGTTAAGCGTAGATTGGAGGAAAAAGCAGCGGGGGTGTCAAAAGATAAGGCTACTCCTGCCGGAAAGGGTAAAGGGGTGGGCGAAGCCAGAGAGGTGGCGAAACCACAAGAACAGCGGTCTCGTGATATGATGCCTGCGCGCAATCTGCCCGCCGGAAACGAAGTTGGCCGGCCAGTGAGGTCCCAACTTTCGGACCAGTCTAAAGGTAGCAGGAGACCTCACGCTGCATCCGTTTCTGCCCAGCCGGGACCAACCAAACCTATCCCGGCAGCCCCACCTGAATCAGGGAAGGTTACAGCCCACGCAAAAGCCACCCCGCCGGTAAGAAAAGTTTCTCCCTTTGCAGGACATTCGGCTTTGGCTGACAGCAAGGTCAGGGACATAAAAAAGAAACCAAAGGCCAAGGGAAAGAAAAAGGAGCGCCGGAGGAACGAACTGGATGTGGCAACTCCTGATATCATCGTGATCCCGGAGACGATTACGGTAAGAGAGCTGGCAGAGAAGCTGAATCGTAACCCCGCTGAGATAATGAAAAAACTCATGGGTTTGGGAATAATGGCGGCGATAAACCAGACTATAGACTTTGAGACCGCAGAAATACTGGCGGCAGAATTTGATGTGGCAGTAGAAAGCGAAAAAACCGAGGAAGAGGAGCTTTTGCAGGAAATCGTGGATGACGAGGCTAACCTTGTGCCGCGGCCACCAGTAGTGACGGTCATGGGGCATGTTGACCACGGCAAGACTTCTCTGCTCGATGCTATCAGAAAAACCAACGTTGTTTCTAGCGAAGCAGGAGGTATTACCCAGCACATCGGTGCCTATCAAGTAGAGATCGAGGGAGAGAAGATCACCTTCATCGATACTCCGGGTCACGAGGCATTTACTGCGATGAGGGCCAGGGGAGCTCAAGTTACGGACATTGCCGTGCTGGTAGTGGCGGCCGATGACGGGGTAATGCCACAAACGGTTGAGGCTATTAACCATGCCAAGGCAGCTGGGGTTCCTATTATCGTAGCCATAAACAAGGTCGACAAACCCGACGCCAACCCGGATCGGGTCAAACAACAGTTAACGGAATACAACCTTGTGGCTGAGGAATGGGGCGGAGATACGATAATGGTGCCGGTGTCGGCTAAGACAGGTAAGGGCATCCAGCAGCTTCTGGAAATGATACTTTTGGTAGCTGAGATGAGGGAACTAGCAGCCAATCCTAACCGCCCGGCCGAAGGAGTGGTTATTGAAAGCAGGCTGGACAAAGGGAGAGGTCCAGTGGCAACAGTGCTGGTTCAAAAAGGAACCTTAAGAGTGGGTGACAGTATCCTGTGCGGTTTGACCTGGGGTAAGGTCAGGGCTATGGTGGATGACCGCGGGCAGCGGGTGGAGACTGCTGAACCTTCCTGCCCAGTAGAAGTTGTCGGGCTGGAAGAGGTACCTATGGCCGGGGATATTTTCCGGGTTGTGGATGAAAAGATAGCTAAACAAGTCAGTGCGATGCGCCTAGATGAGAAAAAGAGAGAAGAACAGGCCAAGACTGCTAGGGTAAGTCTGGACGACTTGTTTAAGCAGATAAAAGAGGGCGAAGTCAAAGAACTGAACCTCATAGTAAAAGGAGATGTTCAAGGTTCAATTGAAGCTTTGACCCAATCCTTGCTGCGGCTGTCTACGGACGAGGTCAAGGTTAATGTTATACATTCCGGTGTGGGTGCGATTACCGAAACGGACGTTATGTTGGCTTCGGCCTCGAAGGCCATAATCATAGGTTTTAACGTTAGACCTGACAGTAAAGCCCGTAAATACGCGGAGAATGAACATATCGATGTCCGGCTCTATCGGGTCATTTATGAGGCCATCGATGATGTTAAAAAAGCCATGGGAGGGCTGTTGGAACCAGAGCTGAGAGAAGTATTCCTGGGAAGAGCCGAAGTAAGGGCGGTTTTCAAAATACCAAAAGTGGGGAATGTGGCTGGGTGCTACGTGCAGGAAGGAAAGATTAACCGGAACGCTAGAGTCCGATTATTGCGCGACGGAGTGGTGTTGTTCGAAGGCGGTTTGGCTTCACTAAAGCGATTTACAGACGATGTGCGCGAAGTAGTTGAGGGGTACGAGTGTGGAATCGGTATCGCAGATTTCAATGATGTTAAAGAAGGGGATATCATAGAAGCTTACACCATAGAGCAAATCCCCAGGGAGCTTTAA
- the rbfA gene encoding 30S ribosome-binding factor RbfA, giving the protein MSSRRQERLAEEIKRGLSALFFEGLKDPGIDPRAVSITRVDVSRDLSYARVHVSVLGDEKKCRDTMAALERARGFIRSVLAGELNLRHAPEIVFQMDKSIEHGVRIAAILNELKAQEKREDSDESE; this is encoded by the coding sequence ATGAGTTCTCGTCGCCAAGAAAGACTGGCTGAAGAAATCAAACGGGGATTATCCGCTTTGTTCTTCGAAGGGTTGAAAGATCCGGGTATCGATCCGCGCGCGGTATCTATCACCAGGGTTGATGTGTCGCGGGACTTGAGCTACGCGCGGGTACACGTAAGCGTGCTAGGAGATGAAAAGAAGTGCCGGGATACGATGGCCGCTCTAGAAAGAGCCCGAGGGTTCATCCGTAGTGTGCTGGCGGGCGAGCTAAATCTCCGCCATGCTCCAGAGATCGTTTTTCAGATGGACAAGTCTATCGAGCACGGGGTTCGGATTGCGGCAATTCTAAACGAATTGAAAGCGCAAGAAAAGAGAGAGGATTCGGATGAGTCGGAGTGA
- a CDS encoding DHH family phosphoesterase has product MSRSDDWRVIAAAIAQEPELVVTGHVIPDGDCIGSMVALYLGLAVLGKEVVAVIEDKLPETYRYLKGFNSIRRPEMVERWPATVIYLDCSDPERVGVKTLSCLKNCETVINIDHHPSNTFFGNLNRVEPGKASTAELVLELLDEMQVPIDQSIASAIYTGIIMDTGCFQYSNTRPETLRAAARMLDQGAQLDTIRNNLFESRPVVEVKLLQQALNTLSFTSDGRIAWMVLTYEDIARLEAQDYHFEGLINYARFIEGVEVGLLFREIEPGVIKVGFRSKEKVDVNSIAARFGGGGHVRAAGARLEGDIADACHRVIEAVKEVVTDCRDVTGF; this is encoded by the coding sequence ATGAGTCGGAGTGATGACTGGAGGGTGATAGCGGCGGCTATTGCTCAAGAACCAGAATTGGTGGTGACTGGACATGTTATTCCCGATGGCGATTGTATCGGGTCCATGGTTGCTCTCTATCTGGGTTTAGCTGTTCTGGGCAAAGAAGTGGTAGCTGTTATAGAAGACAAGCTCCCGGAGACGTACCGGTACCTCAAGGGGTTCAATTCTATTAGGAGACCGGAGATGGTCGAGCGGTGGCCGGCAACCGTGATTTACCTGGACTGCTCGGATCCCGAGAGAGTAGGTGTCAAGACCTTGTCCTGTTTAAAGAACTGCGAAACGGTGATCAACATTGATCACCATCCCAGCAACACGTTTTTTGGTAACCTTAACCGGGTGGAACCCGGAAAAGCTTCTACTGCTGAATTGGTTCTGGAATTGTTAGATGAAATGCAGGTTCCCATCGATCAGTCCATAGCGTCGGCCATATACACGGGCATAATCATGGATACCGGGTGTTTCCAGTACAGCAATACCCGCCCGGAGACTTTGAGGGCAGCAGCCCGGATGCTTGACCAGGGAGCGCAACTGGATACCATTAGGAATAACCTGTTCGAGTCAAGACCAGTGGTCGAAGTGAAGTTGTTACAGCAGGCGCTGAATACCCTTTCCTTTACATCGGACGGTAGGATAGCCTGGATGGTGTTAACCTACGAGGATATAGCCCGCCTGGAAGCCCAAGACTACCATTTTGAAGGGTTGATAAACTACGCTCGATTTATCGAAGGAGTCGAGGTAGGGCTGCTGTTTCGCGAGATCGAACCGGGTGTAATAAAGGTTGGGTTTCGATCGAAGGAAAAGGTAGATGTGAATTCGATTGCTGCTAGATTTGGAGGAGGCGGTCACGTCCGGGCTGCTGGGGCTCGCCTCGAGGGTGACATTGCCGACGCGTGCCACAGGGTTATAGAGGCGGTAAAGGAAGTGGTTACAGATTGCAGAGATGTCACGGGTTTCTGA
- the truB gene encoding tRNA pseudouridine(55) synthase TruB, whose protein sequence is MQRCHGFLNVDKPRGITSFEVVKRVRRFFPRQKVGHLGTLDPIAEGVLPLAVGGATRLIEFLMDVTKGYRAEMVLGGVSDTQDAWGNITVVADELSFSLSDIEKVLELFRGEILQVPPMYSAVNYRGRRLYELARQGVEVSLEARPVTVHLLQVVQAELTQPPYRVILDVVCSKGTYIRTLCHDIGQKLGCGAYLTKLVRVFSGPFSLEYAVKLAEVEERLAAGDCSLLLPLDFPLTSMPKVVLENENDVIRLKNGNNISINAGLAAGPVLVYTLDRDLIAVGHLAETKGKGTVLKPVKVLGTQ, encoded by the coding sequence TTGCAGAGATGTCACGGGTTTCTGAATGTTGACAAGCCCCGGGGTATCACCTCCTTTGAAGTAGTGAAGAGGGTTCGAAGGTTTTTCCCTCGCCAGAAGGTGGGGCACCTGGGGACTCTAGACCCTATAGCCGAAGGGGTGCTGCCGCTGGCAGTGGGTGGAGCCACACGCCTAATAGAGTTTTTGATGGATGTTACCAAAGGCTACCGGGCAGAAATGGTGTTGGGAGGGGTTTCAGATACCCAGGATGCCTGGGGGAATATTACCGTGGTTGCCGACGAATTAAGCTTTAGTCTTTCCGACATAGAGAAGGTTTTAGAGCTGTTTCGCGGAGAGATACTTCAGGTTCCTCCTATGTATTCCGCCGTCAACTACCGCGGGCGCCGCTTGTATGAGCTGGCACGGCAGGGAGTTGAAGTATCGCTAGAAGCCCGGCCCGTAACTGTACATTTGCTGCAAGTAGTACAGGCTGAACTTACGCAACCTCCTTATCGAGTTATCTTGGATGTTGTGTGTTCAAAAGGAACTTATATTCGAACATTGTGTCATGATATTGGACAGAAGCTGGGGTGCGGAGCCTATCTCACCAAGTTAGTTAGGGTTTTTTCCGGTCCCTTCTCCTTAGAATACGCCGTTAAACTTGCAGAAGTGGAAGAACGGCTTGCGGCGGGGGATTGTTCTCTATTATTGCCTCTGGATTTTCCTTTAACTTCGATGCCCAAGGTAGTGTTAGAGAACGAGAATGATGTTATTCGGCTGAAAAACGGCAATAATATTAGTATTAACGCTGGTTTGGCAGCAGGTCCGGTCTTGGTCTATACTTTAGACCGTGATCTCATAGCTGTAGGTCACCTCGCAGAGACCAAGGGGAAGGGGACGGTTCTTAAACCAGTGAAAGTGCTGGGTACTCAGTAA